From the Malaclemys terrapin pileata isolate rMalTer1 chromosome 13, rMalTer1.hap1, whole genome shotgun sequence genome, one window contains:
- the LOC128847233 gene encoding butyrophilin subfamily 3 member A2-like isoform X2, which produces MKMRPFSVSKSSVGSSSLLGYTIIFICLLVHKLDSAHFSVIGPDHPITASVGDEVILACRLSPSMSAKNMEVRWYRAQFSSVVHLYREGKDQYTEQMSEYRGRTEFLKDGLADGRVALRVGNIRLSDSGLYKCFFQSEFSYQEAALELQVSVSGTNPLISIEGYQDGGIRMVCQSGGWYPEPQSLWKELQGQPLPSLPAKYFRDENGLFQTESVLIVRENSNRNLTCIIRNNILNQEEESSIYIADSFFPKISHVTVILLSLNLLVWGFFIPLPIYYLWKQYKEKDSLHSKLKVFEEKLRFQVEKEKEKYLSGFVLRKARRFAEIIKPSHNFIQFFTCHGVLVFVRHLAMLQFCQFVDVWPQ; this is translated from the exons TCATTTGTCTTCTTGTTCACAAGTTGGACTCAG CACACTTTTCAGTGATTGGACCCGATCACCCTATCACCGCTTCTGTAGGTGATGAAGTCATATTAGCCTGTCGCCTGTCACCCAGCATGAGTGCTAAGAACATGGAGGTGCGATGGTACCGGGCTCAGTTTTCTTCAGTTGTGCACCTGTACCGTGAAGGGAAGGATCAGTATACGGAGCAGATGTCAGAATATCGGGGAAGGACAGAGTTTCTGAAAGACGGCCTGGCTGACGGAAGAGTTGCCTTGAGGGTAGGCAATATCAGACTCTCTGATTCAGGGCTGTACAAGTGTTTCTTTCAATCGGAGTTCTCATATCAAGAAGCTGCATTGGAGCTACAGGTATCAG TTTCAGGTACTAATCCCCTGATCTCTATTGAGGGTTACCAGGACGGAGGTATCCGAATGGTGTGTCAATCGGGTGGATGGTATCCAGAGCCTCAGTCGTTGTGGAAGGAACTCCAAGGACAGCCTCTTCCATCATTGCCTGCAAAATACTTCCGTGATGAAAACGGCCTGTTTCAGACTGAATCAGTACTTATTGTAAGAGAAAATTCCAACCGGAATCTGACCTGCATAATCAGAAACAACATCCTGAACCAAGAAGAAGAATCAAGCATTTATATAGCAG attcttttttccCGAAGATCTCCCACGTGACAGTGATTCTCCTGTCACTAAACctgttggtttggggttttttcattCCTTTGCCTATTTACTATTTATGGAAGCAATACAAAGAAAAAG ATTCTCTGCACTCTAAATTGAAAGTCTTTGAAG aAAAACTACGATTTCAAGTGGAGAAAGAGAAAG aaaaatatCTTTCAGGATTTG TGCTCAGAAAAGCCCGAAGATTTGCAG aaataataaaaccatcacacaactttatacaattcttcaccTGCCATGGAGTTTTAGTGTTTgtcagacacctggcaatgcttcagttctgtcagtttgttgatgtttggcctcagtga
- the LOC128847257 gene encoding zinc finger protein 436-like, producing the protein MGERKNTFTEFGKSFNDSSHLPRHQRTLTGERPFKCLDCGKSFNLSSNLLTHQRTHTGERPYKCLDCGKSFSLSSNLLTHRRHHTGERPYKCLDCGKSFIQSSDLISHQRLHTGERPYKCLDCGKSFIQSSHLIRHQSLHLGEKPHKCLICGKNFTQKSHLIRHQGIHTGEEPYKCTDCGETFVQSSQLIVHQRIHTGEKPFKCLDCGKTFSRSSHLIVHQRTHTGEKPYKCFDCGKSFSVNSNLITHQRTHTGERPYKCLDCGKSFQRSSHLIKHQKIHTAKRT; encoded by the coding sequence atgggagagagaaaaaacacattcACTGAGTTTGGGAAAAGTTTTAATGACAGCTCACACCTTCCTAGACATCAGAGAACTCTCACAGGGGAAAGACCCttcaagtgcttggactgtgggaaaagcttcaatctgAGCTCAAACCTTCTTACTcaccagagaacccacacaggagagcgaccctataaatgcttggactgtgggaaaagtttcagccTGAGCTCAAACCTTCTTACACACCGGCGACACCACACGGGAGAGCGACcctataaatgcttggactgcGGGAAAAGTTTCATTCAGAGCTCCGATCTTATTTCACATCAACGactccatacaggagagagaccctataaatgccttgaCTGCGGGAAAAGTTTTATACAGAGCTcacaccttattagacatcagagtCTCCATTTGGGAGAGAAACCCCATAAGTGCCTCATCTGTGGGAAAAATTTCACTCAGAAGTCACACCTTATTAGACACCAgggaatccacacaggagaggaaCCCTATAAGTGCACTGACTGTGGGGAAACATTCGTTCAGAGCTCACAGCTTATTgtgcatcagagaatccatacgGGAGAGAAACCTtttaaatgcttggactgtgggaaaaccttcagtcGGAGTTCCCACCTTATTGtgcatcagagaacccacacgggAGAGAAGCCCTATAAATGctttgactgtgggaaaagttttagtGTCAACTCAAACCTTATTACGCATCAGAggacccacacaggagagagaccctataagtgcctggattgtgggaaaagtttccaGCGGAGCTCACATCTTATtaaacatcagaaaatccacacgGCGAAGAGGACCTGA
- the LOC128847233 gene encoding butyrophilin subfamily 1 member A1-like isoform X1 produces the protein MKMRPFSVSKSSVGSSSLLGYTIIFICLLVHKLDSAHFSVIGPDHPITASVGDEVILACRLSPSMSAKNMEVRWYRAQFSSVVHLYREGKDQYTEQMSEYRGRTEFLKDGLADGRVALRVGNIRLSDSGLYKCFFQSEFSYQEAALELQVSVSGTNPLISIEGYQDGGIRMVCQSGGWYPEPQSLWKELQGQPLPSLPAKYFRDENGLFQTESVLIVRENSNRNLTCIIRNNILNQEEESSIYIADSFFPKISHVTVILLSLNLLVWGFFIPLPIYYLWKQYKEKDSLHSKLKVFEEKLRFQVEKEKEKYLSGFVLRKARRFAVNVTLDRETAHPELWVSEDLKSVKCADITEEQPEDLDIVDSYRCVLGYERFNSGRHYWEVELKNKTMWHLGVCADSENRERYKSIAPEGGYWAIRLWNGECKALSTPRTTITLEMKPTRVGIFLDYEAAELSFYNLSDDSHIYTFKYIFPGTLRPFFSPGVYGSKEAAPLTICPVIDWQ, from the exons TCATTTGTCTTCTTGTTCACAAGTTGGACTCAG CACACTTTTCAGTGATTGGACCCGATCACCCTATCACCGCTTCTGTAGGTGATGAAGTCATATTAGCCTGTCGCCTGTCACCCAGCATGAGTGCTAAGAACATGGAGGTGCGATGGTACCGGGCTCAGTTTTCTTCAGTTGTGCACCTGTACCGTGAAGGGAAGGATCAGTATACGGAGCAGATGTCAGAATATCGGGGAAGGACAGAGTTTCTGAAAGACGGCCTGGCTGACGGAAGAGTTGCCTTGAGGGTAGGCAATATCAGACTCTCTGATTCAGGGCTGTACAAGTGTTTCTTTCAATCGGAGTTCTCATATCAAGAAGCTGCATTGGAGCTACAGGTATCAG TTTCAGGTACTAATCCCCTGATCTCTATTGAGGGTTACCAGGACGGAGGTATCCGAATGGTGTGTCAATCGGGTGGATGGTATCCAGAGCCTCAGTCGTTGTGGAAGGAACTCCAAGGACAGCCTCTTCCATCATTGCCTGCAAAATACTTCCGTGATGAAAACGGCCTGTTTCAGACTGAATCAGTACTTATTGTAAGAGAAAATTCCAACCGGAATCTGACCTGCATAATCAGAAACAACATCCTGAACCAAGAAGAAGAATCAAGCATTTATATAGCAG attcttttttccCGAAGATCTCCCACGTGACAGTGATTCTCCTGTCACTAAACctgttggtttggggttttttcattCCTTTGCCTATTTACTATTTATGGAAGCAATACAAAGAAAAAG ATTCTCTGCACTCTAAATTGAAAGTCTTTGAAG aAAAACTACGATTTCAAGTGGAGAAAGAGAAAG aaaaatatCTTTCAGGATTTG TGCTCAGAAAAGCCCGAAGATTTGCAG TGAATGTGACTCTGGATCGAGAAACAGCACATCCTGAACTCTGGGTCTCAGAGGACCTCAAAAGTGTGAAATGTGCAGACATAACGGAGGAACAACCTGAAGATCTGGACATTGTTGATTCTTATCGCTGTGTCCTGGGCTATGAGAGATTTAACTCTGGGAGACATTATTGGGAAGTGGAGCTTAAGAACAAGACTATGTGGCACTTGGGGGTTTGTGCTGACTCAGAAAACAGGGAGAGGTACAAAAGTATAGCACCTGAAGGTGGATACTGGGCCATAAGATTGTGGAATGGAGAATGCAAAGCCCTCTCCACTCCTCGGACAACAATCACCTTGGAAATGAAACCCACGAGGGTTGGGATTTTTCTGGACTATGAAGCAGCAGAGCTCTCATTTTACAATTTGTCTGATGACTCCCATatctacactttcaaatatatcTTCCCTGGGACACTCCGGCCTTTCTTCAGTCCAGGTGTATATGGATCTAAAGAGGCTGCTCCCCTGACCATCTGCCCAGTTATAGACTGGCAATGA